From Streptomyces chrestomyceticus JCM 4735, one genomic window encodes:
- a CDS encoding TetR/AcrR family transcriptional regulator, whose protein sequence is MARRRDQVLDAAIGVLGAEGPRRLTYQAVDAAAGVPSGTTSNYFRNRGALIDGIVGHLEALERRDWEEFARQAAPADVSELADAVTRFLLYATGPERARTAARYALYQEASARPELRPALTRGREAVVGWGTEWMRRFGSPTPQRHCEILLDYLDGVAFHQLSFPADDFDPGPGIGELLARLLGTPPEPAATA, encoded by the coding sequence GTGGCGCGACGGCGGGACCAGGTACTGGACGCGGCGATCGGAGTACTGGGCGCCGAGGGGCCCCGGCGCCTCACCTACCAGGCGGTGGACGCCGCGGCCGGGGTGCCGTCGGGCACCACCTCCAACTACTTCCGCAACCGCGGCGCCCTGATCGACGGCATCGTCGGCCACCTGGAGGCACTGGAGCGCCGCGACTGGGAGGAGTTCGCCCGGCAGGCCGCCCCGGCCGACGTGTCCGAACTCGCGGACGCCGTGACGCGGTTCCTCCTGTACGCGACCGGCCCCGAGCGCGCCAGGACCGCCGCCCGCTACGCCCTCTACCAGGAAGCCTCGGCCCGCCCCGAGCTGCGGCCCGCGCTCACGCGGGGGCGCGAGGCCGTCGTCGGCTGGGGCACGGAGTGGATGCGGCGTTTCGGGTCGCCGACGCCGCAGCGGCACTGCGAGATCCTTCTGGACTACCTCGACGGGGTCGCCTTCCACCAACTCTCCTTCCCGGCGGACGACTTCGACCCGGGGCCGGGGATCGGGGAACTGCTGGCCAGGCTGCTCGGCACTCCCCCGGAGCCCGCCGCGACAGCCTGA
- a CDS encoding FAD-dependent oxidoreductase: MELTPRTAAVVGGGIGGLAAALHLREGGWSVDVFERARRLPATGTALGLWPGALAALDALGLGERVRDLSRPQTAGAFLRPDGGRIATLDVAALQRRTGDVVRLISRPELLALLYEAAGGDGSVTFGRPVDDIRALDGAYDVVIAADGLNSAARTTLFGSRYRARYVGATSWRGTVDGGTGAVTETWGEGLRFGVTPTTGGRTNWFACAVAPEGQRDPGREADALRSRFGHWHAGVRHVLERMDEPEVLRLDLYYLDPPLPSYVRGRTALIGDAAHAMTPDLGRGACEALVDAVELTRALRVSPHVTTALRTYDHERRSVTQRLVRTARLMNRMAHARRLTGLRNAAMRAALTLGGPPA; the protein is encoded by the coding sequence ATGGAGCTGACACCACGCACGGCAGCCGTCGTCGGCGGCGGCATCGGCGGTCTCGCCGCCGCCCTCCACCTGCGCGAAGGCGGCTGGTCGGTCGATGTCTTCGAACGCGCCCGCCGCCTCCCCGCGACCGGCACCGCCCTCGGGCTGTGGCCCGGCGCGCTGGCCGCCCTGGACGCCCTCGGCCTCGGCGAGCGGGTACGGGACCTGAGCCGGCCGCAGACCGCCGGCGCCTTCCTGCGCCCCGACGGCGGGCGCATCGCCACCCTCGACGTCGCCGCCCTCCAGCGGCGCACCGGCGACGTCGTCCGTCTGATCTCCCGCCCCGAACTGCTGGCCCTCCTGTACGAGGCGGCCGGCGGCGACGGCTCGGTCACCTTCGGCCGTCCGGTCGACGACATCCGGGCGCTGGACGGCGCGTACGACGTGGTGATCGCGGCCGACGGCCTCAACAGCGCCGCGCGCACGACCCTGTTCGGCTCTCGGTACCGCGCCCGCTACGTCGGCGCGACGTCCTGGCGCGGCACGGTCGACGGTGGCACCGGCGCCGTCACCGAGACCTGGGGCGAAGGGCTGCGGTTCGGCGTCACACCCACCACGGGCGGGCGCACCAACTGGTTCGCCTGTGCGGTGGCGCCGGAAGGGCAGCGCGACCCGGGCCGCGAGGCCGACGCGCTGCGCTCCCGCTTCGGGCACTGGCACGCCGGAGTGCGGCACGTACTGGAACGGATGGACGAGCCCGAGGTGCTGCGCCTGGACCTGTACTACCTGGACCCGCCGCTGCCCTCGTACGTCCGCGGCCGCACCGCGCTCATCGGCGACGCCGCCCACGCCATGACGCCCGACCTGGGGCGCGGGGCCTGTGAAGCGCTGGTCGACGCCGTGGAGTTGACCCGGGCCCTGCGGGTGTCGCCCCACGTGACGACGGCCCTCCGTACGTATGATCATGAACGGCGTTCCGTGACCCAGCGGCTGGTGCGCACGGCGCGGCTGATGAACCGGATGGCGCACGCGCGGCGGTTGACGGGTCTGCGGAACGCGGCGATGCGGGCCGCGCTGACGCTCGGCGGGCCGCCGGCCTGA
- a CDS encoding GNAT family N-acetyltransferase yields the protein MTTQDTEQARAAAYRAAYDEQMRDRGFAPDTPDTERVGPVLRRTLPAQGGLILYRDLGGLDGAELDAFIAAQRDHFAARGLPVEWKYHGHDLPADLPDRLAAAGFVPGEQETVVIGEAAEIAGPPGGAPLPEGVRLREVTGRADFDRIGELAATVWADDRSWLAPAMEEWVAGRDGDPCTVTVAESLAGEVVSAAWMRFHEGTAFTSLWGGSTLPNWRGKGVYRALVAHRAALAVARGFRYVQVDALETSRPILNRLGLVSAATTVPYVWRPSGEAHKGD from the coding sequence GTGACCACACAAGACACCGAGCAGGCCCGGGCCGCCGCCTACCGCGCGGCGTACGACGAGCAGATGCGGGACCGCGGGTTCGCGCCGGACACACCGGACACCGAGCGGGTCGGCCCCGTACTGCGCAGGACCCTCCCCGCGCAGGGCGGTCTGATCCTCTACCGCGACCTGGGCGGACTCGACGGGGCGGAGCTGGACGCCTTCATCGCCGCCCAGCGCGACCACTTCGCGGCCCGCGGGCTGCCGGTCGAGTGGAAGTACCACGGCCACGACCTGCCCGCCGACCTGCCGGACCGGCTGGCCGCGGCCGGATTCGTGCCGGGCGAGCAGGAGACGGTCGTCATCGGCGAGGCGGCGGAGATCGCCGGGCCGCCCGGCGGGGCGCCGCTCCCCGAAGGCGTACGGCTGCGCGAGGTCACCGGCCGGGCCGACTTCGACCGCATCGGGGAACTGGCCGCGACCGTCTGGGCCGACGACCGGAGCTGGCTGGCGCCGGCCATGGAGGAGTGGGTGGCGGGCCGGGACGGCGACCCCTGCACGGTGACCGTGGCGGAGTCGCTGGCCGGCGAGGTGGTCTCGGCGGCGTGGATGCGCTTCCACGAGGGCACCGCTTTCACCTCGCTGTGGGGCGGCTCGACGCTGCCCAACTGGCGTGGCAAGGGCGTCTACCGCGCCCTGGTGGCGCACCGGGCGGCGCTCGCGGTGGCGCGCGGCTTCCGGTACGTGCAGGTCGACGCGTTGGAGACCAGCCGTCCCATCCTCAACCGGCTGGGTCTGGTCAGCGCCGCCACGACCGTTCCGTACGTCTGGCGGCCGTCCG